Proteins encoded by one window of Halomonas sp. SH5A2:
- the cobO gene encoding cob(I)yrinic acid a,c-diamide adenosyltransferase: protein MSDDRHTNRMQRKKDVVDERISRATEERGVLILLKGNGKGKSSSALGTMARSLGHGQRCAVIQFIKGRRETGEYLFFRDQPNLDWHIMGQGFTWETQDRERDIEAAQSAWAVAKGLLENPDYHLIVLDEMSYMFKYGYLDPLPVVEALNQRPAHQNVIITGRTMATPLQKIADTISTVQDERHAFRGGVKAQAGIEY from the coding sequence ATGAGTGACGATCGCCATACCAACCGCATGCAGCGCAAAAAGGACGTGGTCGACGAGCGCATCAGCCGTGCCACGGAAGAGCGCGGGGTGTTGATCCTGCTGAAAGGCAACGGCAAAGGTAAAAGCAGCTCCGCGTTGGGCACCATGGCGCGTTCGCTGGGCCACGGGCAGCGCTGCGCGGTCATCCAGTTCATCAAGGGTCGGCGCGAGACCGGCGAATACCTGTTTTTCCGCGATCAGCCCAACCTTGACTGGCACATCATGGGCCAGGGGTTTACCTGGGAAACCCAGGATCGCGAGCGTGATATTGAAGCCGCCCAGTCGGCGTGGGCAGTGGCCAAGGGATTGCTCGAAAACCCGGATTACCACCTCATCGTCCTCGATGAAATGAGCTACATGTTCAAGTATGGCTACCTCGACCCGCTGCCGGTGGTCGAAGCGCTCAACCAACGCCCGGCGCATCAAAACGTGATCATCACCGGGCGCACCATGGCGACGCCGCTTCAGAAAATCGCCGATACCATCAGCACGGTGCAAGACGAGCGTCACGCCTTTCGTGGCGGTGTTAAAGCCCAGGCGGGGATCGAATACTGA
- a CDS encoding ATP-binding protein has product MSEFPFAAVVGQKALKTALLLNVINPQIGGVLISGPRGSAKSTLARALAAILPPDSQGHKPPFVTLPLGASEDRLTGSLDLQRVLAERETTFHPGLLAKAHGGVLYVDEVNLLPDTLVDLLLDVAASGTNIVERDGISHSHPARFSLIGTMNPDEGELRPQLLDRFGLCIDQPASISVEERIAIVQQREAFDRDPAHAMGDFEDAQAALTERIQQAQRQLDDVITPSWVYHAIASRCEAAGVEGLRADVTWHRAARAHAAWRGASEVAQQDIEIVEPWVLDHRRTQPPEQNPPASPPPQGETPSGGEGGSSSASNESAGTSDQRGEQGQWGAMPPQAQQTISQPAPNLAKTPDADAQSKTAATPASAGKGRTAGKGRSQAETSRLDSFGTLIANRGQWPWREIKMRKSRAGQATAHLVLLDTSGSTLGQRLLGQAKGLVEALVNKAYAAREQVAVVGFGNGGVVPLLSRRRAPKRVQDALEAATGGGGTPLREAVIEARRLIHQWQRREPGLHIRTYLITDGRTRESVADLGPLGDCILMDTESSRIKRGQGARIAQQLGARYWTPFSGRETP; this is encoded by the coding sequence GTGAGTGAGTTTCCCTTTGCGGCGGTGGTTGGCCAGAAGGCGCTAAAAACAGCGCTGCTGCTCAACGTGATTAACCCCCAGATTGGCGGCGTGCTGATCAGCGGCCCCCGGGGGAGCGCCAAATCGACCCTGGCACGGGCATTGGCGGCTATTCTGCCGCCGGACAGCCAGGGGCACAAACCGCCGTTTGTCACCTTGCCGCTAGGCGCTAGCGAGGACCGCCTGACGGGAAGCCTGGATTTGCAGCGGGTGCTTGCCGAGCGTGAAACCACCTTCCACCCCGGCTTGTTGGCCAAGGCCCACGGCGGCGTGCTGTATGTGGATGAAGTCAATCTGCTACCCGACACGCTGGTCGATTTGCTGCTGGATGTGGCCGCCAGCGGGACCAATATCGTCGAGCGCGACGGTATCAGCCATTCCCATCCGGCACGCTTTAGCCTGATTGGCACCATGAACCCGGATGAAGGCGAGCTACGCCCGCAGTTGCTGGACCGTTTTGGGCTGTGTATCGATCAGCCCGCGAGCATCAGCGTGGAAGAGCGAATCGCCATCGTCCAACAGCGCGAAGCCTTTGACCGTGACCCCGCGCACGCCATGGGGGATTTCGAGGATGCCCAGGCCGCGCTGACCGAGCGGATTCAACAAGCCCAGCGCCAGTTGGATGATGTCATTACCCCGTCCTGGGTGTATCACGCCATCGCCTCGCGCTGTGAAGCCGCCGGTGTGGAAGGTCTGCGAGCTGACGTAACCTGGCACCGTGCCGCGCGCGCTCATGCCGCCTGGCGTGGTGCAAGCGAGGTAGCGCAGCAGGATATCGAGATCGTCGAGCCCTGGGTGCTGGACCATCGGCGTACCCAGCCTCCCGAGCAGAATCCGCCGGCATCGCCGCCGCCGCAGGGTGAAACACCGTCCGGTGGCGAAGGCGGTTCGTCGTCGGCGTCTAACGAGTCGGCGGGAACATCCGACCAGCGCGGCGAGCAGGGCCAGTGGGGCGCCATGCCGCCCCAGGCGCAGCAGACGATTTCACAGCCAGCGCCCAATCTGGCGAAAACCCCAGACGCTGATGCTCAGAGCAAGACAGCGGCAACCCCGGCCTCGGCGGGCAAAGGGCGTACGGCAGGCAAGGGGCGCTCCCAGGCGGAGACCTCTCGCCTGGATAGCTTTGGCACCCTGATCGCCAATCGCGGCCAGTGGCCCTGGCGAGAGATAAAAATGCGCAAATCCCGCGCTGGCCAGGCGACGGCGCACCTGGTGCTGCTGGACACCTCCGGCTCTACCCTGGGGCAGCGCTTGCTGGGCCAGGCGAAAGGGCTTGTGGAAGCGCTGGTGAACAAGGCCTACGCGGCACGCGAGCAGGTAGCCGTGGTGGGGTTTGGCAACGGCGGTGTGGTGCCGCTTCTGTCCCGGCGCCGTGCGCCCAAGCGTGTACAAGATGCGCTGGAGGCGGCGACGGGTGGCGGCGGTACGCCGCTGCGCGAGGCGGTTATCGAAGCCAGGCGCCTGATTCACCAGTGGCAACGCCGCGAGCCCGGGCTGCATATTCGTACCTATCTGATTACCGACGGGCGTACCCGTGAATCGGTCGCCGACCTTGGCCCGCTGGGCGACTGCATCTTGATGGATACCGAGTCGTCCAGAATCAAACGCGGCCAGGGAGCGCGCATCGCCCAGCAGTTGGGGGCAAGATACTGGACACCTTTTTCTGGACGGGAAACTCCATGA
- a CDS encoding ABC transporter substrate-binding protein gives MMLRLNTAIAASAVGLAQAAYASTDYPLTLTNCGVEISVASPPERTVTVGQSATEILYSLGLADRVNGTSVWFNPVLPQFAEANEAIERIANDDPSFEAVVNKRPDLVAVQYEWHVGPTGSVATREQLHELGINTYIMPADCDTKDNSTGGDGTRTAAFSTDSIYKGITELADIYAVQDAGEALVADLIDREERAIAQANSLDLPDDLSAAFWFSSTDLGVSPFVAGQLGAPGYMMDKLGIRNVIESDEEWPTVGWESIARADPDVLVIASMDRRRFPADDIEAKREFLRSDPVTSEMSAVKNNRIVEMDAHAMSATMRTIYGLETLAEALSTMAFDE, from the coding sequence ATGATGTTGAGATTGAACACGGCCATCGCCGCGAGCGCTGTTGGCCTTGCACAGGCGGCTTACGCCTCCACCGACTACCCGCTTACGCTCACCAACTGCGGCGTAGAGATCAGCGTGGCGTCGCCCCCGGAGCGAACGGTGACGGTAGGCCAATCAGCCACAGAGATCCTCTATTCGCTGGGGCTCGCTGACCGCGTGAATGGCACCTCGGTGTGGTTCAATCCGGTTCTACCCCAGTTTGCAGAAGCCAATGAAGCGATCGAGCGGATCGCCAACGACGACCCAAGCTTTGAGGCCGTGGTCAATAAGCGGCCAGATCTGGTAGCGGTTCAGTATGAGTGGCACGTTGGCCCGACCGGCAGCGTCGCCACCCGCGAACAGCTCCATGAGCTGGGTATTAACACCTATATTATGCCCGCCGACTGCGACACCAAGGATAACTCTACCGGTGGCGATGGTACCCGCACGGCCGCTTTCTCAACGGATTCAATCTACAAAGGGATCACCGAACTCGCCGACATTTACGCTGTTCAAGACGCTGGCGAGGCCCTTGTAGCCGACCTTATCGACCGCGAAGAGCGGGCAATCGCACAGGCGAACAGCCTTGATTTACCGGACGATTTATCAGCGGCATTTTGGTTTTCATCGACAGACCTGGGGGTCAGCCCCTTTGTTGCGGGCCAGTTGGGCGCGCCGGGCTATATGATGGATAAACTCGGCATTCGCAATGTGATTGAGTCCGATGAGGAGTGGCCCACGGTGGGCTGGGAGAGCATCGCAAGAGCTGACCCCGATGTACTTGTTATCGCCAGCATGGACCGCCGCCGTTTTCCTGCCGACGATATTGAAGCCAAGCGTGAGTTCCTGCGCAGTGACCCGGTCACTAGCGAAATGAGCGCGGTTAAAAACAACCGCATCGTGGAGATGGATGCCCATGCCATGAGCGCGACTATGCGCACTATTTATGGCCTTGAAACACTGGCCGAGGCGCTATCGACGATGGCATTTGACGAATGA
- a CDS encoding FecCD family ABC transporter permease, with protein sequence MRIALTRLSTAGFELRWLWITPLVLVVALIAGTAIGETPIPVETIFKVLANQLLGADYAVDRIDAGIIWNYRLSRAVVAACCGTSLALAGVVLQALLRNPLADPYLMGISAGASTGAVAVAVAGIGAGALSLSLGAFVGALLAFGMVVMLAHAANSGVGGGRGVQAAGAIILAGIAGSQLFNALTAFIITKSASAEQARSIMFWLMGNLSGVRWADVTLAVPAALFGLLVCLWHRRSLDAFTFGADSAASMGIAVRPVRGMLIIAMALVTAVMVSIVGAIGFVGLVIPHAMRFIVGSRHTRLVPATALAGAVFLIGSDILSRVLVPGQVLPIGVITSLIGAPAFALILVRGKRS encoded by the coding sequence ATGAGGATAGCGTTAACACGGCTATCAACAGCGGGCTTTGAATTACGCTGGCTCTGGATAACGCCGCTCGTGCTAGTGGTGGCACTGATCGCGGGTACCGCCATCGGCGAAACGCCGATCCCCGTGGAGACGATTTTCAAAGTACTCGCCAATCAGCTACTGGGCGCGGATTACGCAGTTGACCGGATCGATGCGGGTATTATCTGGAACTACCGCCTCAGTCGTGCCGTCGTGGCCGCCTGTTGCGGCACCAGCCTGGCGCTGGCGGGGGTAGTGCTTCAGGCGCTGCTGCGTAATCCTTTGGCCGACCCCTATTTAATGGGCATTTCCGCTGGGGCCTCAACAGGTGCTGTGGCAGTGGCGGTCGCCGGTATCGGTGCGGGGGCGTTATCGCTCTCTCTAGGTGCCTTTGTGGGCGCCCTCCTCGCCTTTGGAATGGTGGTCATGCTCGCCCATGCGGCCAATAGCGGCGTGGGTGGTGGGCGCGGCGTTCAGGCAGCGGGGGCGATTATTCTGGCAGGCATTGCAGGCTCACAGCTGTTCAATGCGCTCACCGCTTTTATCATCACCAAGTCGGCGAGTGCCGAGCAGGCGCGGAGCATTATGTTTTGGCTGATGGGCAACCTCTCCGGGGTGCGCTGGGCCGATGTGACCTTGGCGGTGCCTGCCGCTCTCTTCGGGCTGCTGGTTTGCCTATGGCACCGGCGCTCCCTGGATGCGTTTACCTTCGGTGCCGACAGCGCCGCCTCCATGGGGATTGCGGTGCGCCCAGTGCGTGGCATGCTGATTATCGCCATGGCGCTGGTAACGGCGGTGATGGTGTCTATTGTGGGGGCGATTGGCTTTGTAGGCTTGGTGATTCCCCATGCCATGCGCTTTATCGTCGGTAGCCGTCATACCCGACTGGTACCGGCCACCGCCTTGGCGGGTGCGGTGTTTTTAATCGGCTCGGATATTCTTTCCCGGGTGCTGGTGCCCGGTCAGGTACTCCCGATCGGAGTGATTACTTCACTGATTGGCGCGCCTGCCTTTGCGCTGATTCTGGTGCGCGGCAAGAGGTCTTAA
- a CDS encoding ABC transporter ATP-binding protein, whose amino-acid sequence MQLSAEQLAWAVHGTPLLIDVNLSVEPGQTFGLVGPNGSGKTSLLRLLAGLNKPKAGRVLVGTQPLHTLKQRAIAQSIALVEQQADTTDRINVRDVVALGRTPFLTALSPWSTEDDAIVVQALVDVDMAHMADRLWHTLSGGERQRVHIARALAQKPKILLLDEPTNHLDIRHQLSILELVRQLPVTVIISLHDLNHAMECDRIGVMDGGRLVDSGPPKDVLTAFRLRQTFGVYADIFADPIDGSQVMRFRNAI is encoded by the coding sequence ATGCAGTTATCAGCTGAGCAGCTCGCCTGGGCGGTGCATGGTACGCCACTCCTTATTGACGTTAACCTCAGCGTCGAACCCGGCCAAACCTTTGGTTTGGTGGGGCCAAACGGCTCGGGCAAGACGTCCCTTCTGCGCCTGTTGGCAGGCTTGAACAAACCCAAAGCAGGACGGGTGCTAGTGGGTACCCAGCCCCTACACACGCTAAAGCAGCGGGCGATTGCTCAATCTATTGCCTTAGTCGAGCAGCAAGCCGACACCACCGATAGAATTAACGTGCGTGACGTAGTGGCGCTGGGCCGGACGCCCTTTCTTACCGCGTTGAGCCCCTGGTCGACTGAAGACGATGCCATCGTGGTTCAGGCACTGGTAGATGTCGATATGGCGCATATGGCAGATCGACTTTGGCACACGCTCTCTGGCGGCGAGCGCCAGCGCGTGCACATTGCCCGCGCGTTGGCCCAGAAGCCTAAAATCCTGCTATTGGATGAACCCACCAACCATCTGGATATTCGCCATCAGCTGTCGATTCTTGAATTGGTCAGGCAGCTTCCAGTTACCGTCATTATCTCCCTGCACGACCTGAACCACGCCATGGAGTGCGACCGCATCGGCGTGATGGACGGCGGCCGCCTGGTGGACAGCGGCCCACCCAAAGACGTACTGACGGCATTCCGGCTTCGCCAGACCTTTGGCGTCTACGCTGACATCTTCGCCGACCCTATCGATGGCAGCCAGGTCATGCGTTTCAGGAATGCTATTTAG
- a CDS encoding type II toxin-antitoxin system Phd/YefM family antitoxin: MANLLERPEDAVSATAMARGFSAKLKEIATRKTDRLVVFKDNQPAAVLMNVQAYQDLIDELEDLRIEAISRDRLASYQADQAIPHDDMRLLFNQDE; encoded by the coding sequence ATGGCTAACCTACTGGAACGCCCGGAAGACGCCGTTTCGGCGACGGCCATGGCACGTGGCTTTAGCGCAAAGCTGAAAGAAATTGCTACTCGCAAGACTGACCGCTTGGTCGTGTTCAAAGACAATCAGCCTGCAGCCGTCCTCATGAACGTTCAGGCCTATCAGGATCTGATAGACGAGTTGGAAGACCTACGCATTGAGGCTATATCTCGGGATCGCTTGGCGAGTTACCAAGCAGATCAGGCCATCCCCCACGACGACATGCGCTTGCTCTTCAACCAGGACGAGTAA
- a CDS encoding type II toxin-antitoxin system RelE family toxin → MAWHVIYHPDVQLDLTRLGSAAANRILDVIEERIRDGEPDKLGKPLRGALSGCRRMRTGNTRIVYKVDGQAIQVLIIAVGARRDEEVYKVAHHRVK, encoded by the coding sequence ATGGCTTGGCATGTTATCTATCACCCTGACGTCCAACTGGATTTAACGAGGCTTGGTTCTGCCGCTGCTAACCGTATCCTTGATGTCATCGAGGAACGAATTCGCGACGGAGAGCCCGACAAGCTCGGAAAGCCGCTACGGGGAGCCCTTTCAGGATGTCGGCGAATGCGAACTGGCAACACGCGTATTGTTTACAAAGTGGACGGTCAAGCCATTCAGGTGTTGATCATCGCCGTAGGGGCCAGGCGCGATGAAGAAGTCTATAAGGTCGCGCATCACCGCGTTAAATAA
- a CDS encoding DUF4123 domain-containing protein: MRYAANLPEQRERRYWLIETASLPEGEVLRRFYGIVSEPKFRWLYDGTAYHAVRESGPVLLDITHNANVWQQCSADWMPYAASVVIDTPASLEDLQQRLAACLTIDTPGNGMGLLRFHEPVVLHLLLGEEQLDQADRLALMGEDTCWSWPLCLNHENIVHEHYFSAGGNSLPGGKPLRLAPETQQRLQGLSQFSRLMPLLGDAIHRFDLLQKEDDCITSLWRALEHYWHDTWQLNLSRKQAVENAQGKLKTSDAFEHFIESLSLDAMT, from the coding sequence ATGCGTTATGCAGCGAATCTCCCGGAGCAAAGAGAGCGGCGCTACTGGTTGATAGAGACAGCCAGTCTTCCTGAAGGTGAGGTATTGCGCCGTTTCTACGGCATAGTGAGCGAACCCAAGTTCCGCTGGCTTTACGACGGCACGGCCTATCACGCCGTGCGAGAAAGCGGCCCTGTGCTGTTGGATATCACACACAATGCCAACGTGTGGCAGCAATGCAGTGCAGACTGGATGCCGTATGCCGCATCGGTGGTTATCGATACGCCTGCCTCTCTGGAAGACCTGCAGCAGCGCCTGGCCGCCTGCCTGACCATTGACACGCCTGGCAACGGGATGGGGTTACTGCGCTTTCACGAGCCTGTCGTCTTGCACCTCTTGCTGGGTGAGGAACAACTCGACCAGGCAGACCGCCTTGCCCTGATGGGGGAGGACACCTGCTGGTCGTGGCCGCTTTGCCTGAATCATGAAAACATCGTCCATGAACACTATTTCTCGGCGGGCGGTAACAGCCTGCCAGGCGGTAAGCCACTAAGATTGGCGCCGGAGACTCAGCAGCGACTGCAAGGTTTGAGTCAGTTTTCCCGGCTGATGCCCTTACTGGGCGACGCCATCCATCGTTTCGATCTGCTGCAAAAAGAAGACGATTGCATCACCTCCCTATGGCGGGCGCTGGAGCACTACTGGCACGACACCTGGCAACTCAATCTGTCACGCAAGCAAGCGGTGGAAAACGCGCAAGGCAAACTGAAAACGAGTGACGCATTTGAACACTTCATCGAGTCCCTTTCTCTCGATGCAATGACATGA
- a CDS encoding type VI secretion system Vgr family protein, producing MSERTGANKTGLQFTLALPGVDDIAVIDFTHREALSQPFELALNLASRDGSLDAAELLDREASLTIWLDGEPLRRVHGIVTEFGRGDRGHRRTFYSLVLRPALWRLSLRHNSRIFQKVDPLTIINTLCDERGIRDVAFAVTRELPEREYCVQYRETDLAFIERLAAEEGLFYFHDFEDSDAGAHRLVFADDPQVLTHLGERTYHSRAGGTAPTRHVRKLSHTARVASSSATLKDYSFKNPAYAQLHDHLGRDVEGHGQQGVVDKGYEHYDYPGRYKQDASGEPFTRIRLEQLRREAITASAESDLPELAPGLRFSLTDHDTDSLNRDWQAISVLHHGEQPQALEEDGITQNDANGMTRYHNQVTLIPGDAPWRATPNPKPRVDGPQVAFVVGPEGEEIHCDKHGRVKVQFPWDRYAEPGDTASCWVRVAQGWAGGGYGSIAVPRIGHEVILSFLEGDPDQPLITGRTYHAVNTAPYPLPEHKTRTVLRTQSHKADGFNELRFEDQAGEEQIWLHAQKDLELLTLNDRIEETRNDSFLKVNNDRISEIDNDDHHTVHGNRFEHTEGQQHFNVDGTLHINAGQAWLSESGRELHIKSGHKVVFEAGDELTLNAGGSFLKLDGSGITIVGPKVSVNAGGSPGSGSGQAVEGPLLPGHAVAEGHEAIPPVTHEALLEASAQEASIVQLCQKQTDGSCPLSDCPCRGRAS from the coding sequence ATGTCGGAAAGGACGGGGGCGAACAAAACAGGCCTGCAATTCACCCTAGCGCTACCGGGGGTGGATGATATCGCGGTGATCGACTTCACCCATCGCGAAGCGCTCTCCCAGCCTTTCGAGCTGGCGCTCAACCTGGCCAGCCGTGACGGCAGTCTGGATGCCGCCGAGCTCCTGGATCGTGAGGCTTCATTGACGATCTGGCTGGACGGCGAACCGCTGCGCCGCGTGCACGGCATTGTCACCGAATTTGGCCGGGGCGACCGCGGTCATCGACGTACCTTCTACTCCCTGGTACTGCGCCCAGCACTCTGGCGGCTTTCGCTGCGCCACAACTCGCGTATTTTCCAGAAAGTCGACCCGCTGACCATCATCAATACCCTCTGCGATGAGCGGGGCATTCGCGACGTGGCCTTTGCGGTCACCCGCGAGCTTCCCGAGCGTGAGTACTGCGTTCAGTACCGCGAGACAGACCTCGCCTTTATTGAGCGCCTGGCCGCCGAAGAGGGGCTGTTTTACTTCCATGACTTTGAGGACAGTGACGCAGGTGCCCACCGGCTGGTGTTTGCCGACGACCCGCAGGTACTGACCCATCTCGGCGAGCGTACGTACCACAGCCGCGCCGGTGGCACCGCACCCACACGTCATGTGCGTAAACTCAGCCACACCGCCCGGGTGGCGAGTTCCTCCGCCACGCTGAAAGACTACAGCTTTAAAAATCCCGCCTACGCGCAGCTCCACGACCACTTGGGCCGTGATGTGGAAGGCCATGGACAGCAGGGCGTCGTTGATAAAGGGTACGAACACTACGACTACCCCGGCCGCTACAAGCAGGACGCTTCCGGCGAGCCCTTTACCCGCATCCGCCTGGAACAGCTACGCCGCGAGGCGATCACCGCCAGTGCCGAAAGCGATCTCCCCGAACTCGCCCCCGGCCTGCGCTTTAGCCTGACAGATCACGATACCGATAGCCTCAACCGCGACTGGCAGGCCATCAGTGTTCTTCACCACGGCGAGCAGCCCCAGGCGCTGGAAGAAGATGGCATCACGCAGAACGATGCCAACGGGATGACACGCTACCACAACCAGGTCACATTGATCCCCGGCGACGCCCCCTGGCGGGCCACCCCCAATCCCAAACCCCGCGTCGACGGCCCCCAGGTCGCCTTTGTGGTCGGCCCGGAAGGCGAAGAAATCCACTGCGACAAGCACGGCCGGGTCAAGGTCCAGTTCCCCTGGGATCGATATGCAGAACCAGGCGACACGGCAAGCTGTTGGGTGCGGGTTGCCCAGGGCTGGGCAGGTGGCGGCTACGGCAGCATCGCTGTCCCCCGGATCGGCCATGAGGTCATTTTGTCGTTCCTAGAGGGTGACCCCGACCAGCCGCTAATCACCGGGCGCACCTACCACGCCGTGAATACCGCTCCCTATCCATTACCGGAGCACAAAACCCGCACAGTGCTGCGTACCCAAAGCCACAAGGCCGACGGCTTTAACGAACTGCGCTTCGAAGACCAAGCCGGCGAAGAGCAAATCTGGCTCCACGCCCAGAAAGACCTGGAGCTGCTCACGCTTAACGACCGTATTGAAGAGACCCGCAACGACAGCTTTTTGAAGGTCAATAACGACCGCATCAGCGAGATCGACAACGACGATCACCACACGGTCCATGGCAATCGTTTTGAGCACACTGAAGGCCAGCAACACTTCAATGTGGATGGCACGCTGCATATCAACGCGGGCCAGGCGTGGCTAAGCGAAAGCGGCCGCGAGCTGCATATCAAATCAGGCCATAAAGTGGTGTTTGAGGCGGGTGACGAATTAACCCTGAACGCTGGCGGCAGCTTTCTCAAGCTGGACGGTAGCGGCATTACCATCGTTGGCCCCAAGGTGAGTGTCAACGCAGGCGGCAGCCCTGGCAGCGGCAGCGGACAAGCGGTGGAAGGGCCGCTGCTGCCTGGGCATGCGGTGGCGGAGGGGCATGAAGCCATACCGCCCGTCACCCATGAGGCGCTGCTGGAAGCGTCAGCACAGGAGGCTAGCATCGTCCAGCTATGCCAAAAGCAGACCGATGGCAGTTGCCCACTGTCTGACTGTCCATGCCGGGGTAGGGCAAGTTAA
- a CDS encoding bifunctional adenosylcobinamide kinase/adenosylcobinamide-phosphate guanylyltransferase: MQLFIGGACAGKRDAVTARFPDAVWCRLAPGQRLAECQQALVADTPLVITGVLEWLDAALAKAENDALRQQWQGDMTRLCQRADELKVPLIIIANEAGRGIVPMQPEQRRLRDLNGWFTQDATAQAEQVWYVRHGLVQLIK; this comes from the coding sequence ATGCAGCTCTTCATCGGCGGTGCCTGCGCTGGTAAACGCGACGCCGTAACGGCTCGCTTTCCCGACGCCGTATGGTGTCGGCTCGCACCGGGTCAACGGCTGGCTGAGTGCCAGCAAGCGCTGGTTGCCGACACCCCGCTGGTGATAACCGGCGTGCTCGAGTGGCTCGATGCCGCTTTAGCAAAAGCGGAAAACGATGCCCTGCGCCAACAGTGGCAGGGCGATATGACACGGCTCTGCCAGCGTGCTGACGAGCTAAAGGTGCCGCTGATCATTATTGCCAATGAAGCCGGCCGGGGTATTGTGCCCATGCAACCCGAACAGCGCCGCCTGCGCGACCTCAATGGCTGGTTCACCCAAGACGCCACCGCCCAAGCCGAGCAGGTGTGGTACGTGCGGCATGGGTTGGTGCAGTTGATCAAGTAG
- a CDS encoding histidine phosphatase family protein, whose amino-acid sequence MAADLSVELVAVRHGITAWNLERRYQGQRDIALLFPEAEEGLLALRDAMVDERFDAIYSSDLNRCQQTLEWIQAAKEGEPVALEPRLRELDFGEYEGKVYDELKDLPHYRAWIDSVGELQIPGGESAAQLRARLEAWLHDVAVNARQGGHGKILAVTHGGVIRELRRRFETIHFWDGSVSQAQGRRWTLTYHTDANGKGDWQCSSSSAVPALVNATP is encoded by the coding sequence TTGGCTGCTGATCTTAGTGTGGAGTTGGTGGCAGTTCGCCACGGCATCACCGCCTGGAATCTAGAGCGCCGTTATCAGGGCCAGCGCGATATTGCGCTGCTGTTTCCTGAGGCTGAAGAGGGATTGCTTGCCCTGCGCGACGCAATGGTGGATGAGCGTTTTGATGCCATTTATTCAAGCGACTTGAACCGCTGCCAACAGACGCTTGAGTGGATTCAGGCAGCGAAAGAGGGCGAGCCGGTTGCGCTTGAGCCGCGTCTGCGCGAACTCGATTTTGGCGAGTACGAAGGCAAGGTCTACGACGAGCTAAAAGACTTGCCCCATTACCGCGCCTGGATCGACAGCGTCGGCGAGCTGCAGATCCCCGGCGGCGAATCGGCAGCTCAACTGCGGGCGCGTCTGGAAGCCTGGCTGCATGATGTGGCCGTCAATGCTCGACAGGGCGGCCACGGTAAAATCCTGGCCGTTACCCACGGCGGTGTGATTCGTGAGCTGCGCCGCCGTTTTGAAACCATTCACTTCTGGGATGGCTCAGTGAGCCAGGCCCAAGGTCGGCGCTGGACGCTCACTTATCATACCGATGCGAATGGCAAAGGAGATTGGCAATGCAGCTCTTCATCGGCGGTGCCTGCGCTGGTAAACGCGACGCCGTAA
- the cobS gene encoding adenosylcobinamide-GDP ribazoletransferase: MKNVLFGLLLALQFLTRIPIPVACPWTPQTRRWAVRAYPLVGLLIGGALALLALGMHNVPTPITALALLSLWVALSGGLHLDGVMDIADALGSNQPLTRRWEIMKDPQIGSFGMLALVFLLAWKGVLLWALLTYQAPLWWLLVVPALGRWAGVALLALTPCAQPKGLAWSWQQSLSGQDVALALVPIAVIALLAPTLLVMLLAAIVFVGLMRWLMLRLFNGINGDMVGATIEGGELWLLILVWSWWQFATASPPGI; encoded by the coding sequence GTGAAAAACGTTCTGTTCGGTCTCTTGCTCGCGCTACAGTTTTTGACCCGAATCCCGATTCCTGTCGCTTGCCCCTGGACGCCTCAAACCCGCCGCTGGGCGGTGCGCGCCTACCCGCTGGTCGGCCTGTTGATCGGTGGTGCCCTGGCGCTGCTAGCGCTGGGTATGCATAACGTCCCCACGCCGATTACCGCGCTGGCGCTGCTTAGCCTTTGGGTCGCGCTTTCCGGTGGGCTGCACCTGGATGGCGTCATGGATATCGCCGATGCGCTGGGCAGCAATCAGCCGCTGACGCGCCGCTGGGAGATCATGAAAGACCCGCAAATCGGCAGTTTCGGCATGTTGGCGCTGGTGTTTCTGCTTGCCTGGAAGGGCGTGCTGCTGTGGGCATTGCTCACCTATCAAGCACCGCTCTGGTGGCTGCTGGTGGTGCCCGCGCTCGGGCGCTGGGCGGGTGTGGCCTTGCTGGCGCTGACCCCCTGCGCCCAGCCGAAGGGCCTGGCCTGGAGCTGGCAGCAGTCGCTTAGCGGCCAGGATGTGGCGCTGGCGCTGGTACCGATCGCGGTGATAGCCCTGCTGGCACCCACACTACTGGTGATGCTGCTTGCGGCAATCGTTTTTGTGGGGCTTATGCGCTGGCTTATGCTGCGCCTGTTTAATGGCATCAACGGCGACATGGTCGGTGCCACCATCGAAGGAGGAGAGCTTTGGCTGCTGATCTTAGTGTGGAGTTGGTGGCAGTTCGCCACGGCATCACCGCCTGGAATCTAG